A single region of the Lotus japonicus ecotype B-129 chromosome 4, LjGifu_v1.2 genome encodes:
- the LOC130716117 gene encoding uncharacterized protein LOC130716117 isoform X1, which yields MQRVVDNVLAVTKESVKTFTYESLNNIVRLINGVSALLLTLLPGKATILEGIQGWELRPTFRGPRFPRWMENGVSSFNHFIHELAVDSDTSSLEYSSGEEDMDGCEYLSSPSSQGSRASRDSFADYGRRQVDWIQYILLWIWVPIKFLLGIPFYLFQLVCSGVSRPISISGNQNSSQEHSNNRVQSLKDQIIHRATDRRRGIIEDLNLGIEICIEAVFDMVHKAVHLLLSPSEAFAALHRLFSSHERSVIDDNDGAEDASISTATLGENDPTPTERNTNYRQSLNTDARTCQDVITELGYPYEAIHVITNDGYVLLLERIPRRDARKAVYLQHGVMDSSMGWVSNGVVGSPAFAAYDQGYDVFLGNLRGLVSREHINKNISSREYWRYSINEHGTEDIPAMIEKIHQVKTAELRLSKPDIEEDNNDDQLYKLCAISHSLGGASVLMYVITRRIERKRHRLSRLILLSPAGFHQDSNLVFSVVEHVVFLLAPILSRICPAFYIPTRFFRMLVNKLARDLQNLPAVGGLVQTLVSYVVGGDSSNWVGALGLPHYNMNDMPGVSFYVALHLAQIKRTRRFRMFDYGSASANMEVYGSPEPLDLAENYRLIDVPVDLVAGQKDKVIRPSMVKRHYKLMKEAGVDVSFNEFEYAHLDFTFSHREELLSYVMSRLLLVEPNSKYQLNQRGVRLRKKVQASVNG from the exons ATGCAACGCGTTGTTGACAACGTCCTCGCCGTCACTAAAGA GTCGGTGAAGACCTTTACTTATGAGTCGTTGAACAATATTGTGAGGTTGATCAATGGAGTTTCAGCTCTTTTGTTGACATTGTTACCTGGTAAAGCTACTATACTTGAAGGCATTCAGGGTTGGGAGCTCAGACCTACTTTCCGTGGACCGCGATTTCCTCGTTGGATGGAAAA TGGTGTATCTTCTTTCAACCACTTTATTCATGAGCTTGCTGTGGATTCGGATACTTCAAGCCTCGAATACTCATCTGGAGAAGAAGATATGGACGGGTGTGAATATCTTTCATCTCCCTCGTCTCAGGGTTCTAGGGCCTCTAGAGATAGTTTTGCAGATTACGGTAGGCGTCAGGTAGATTGGATCCAGTATATCTTACTCTGGATTTGGGTTCCTATCAAGTTTTTGCTGGGGATTCCTTTTTATCTTTTCCAGTTAGTTTGTTCTGGAGTGTCAAGGCCAATTTCTATCTCTGGAAATCAGAACTCTTCACAAGAACATTCAAATAACAGAGTCCAAAGCCTCAAGGACCAAATTATCCATCGCGCTACTGATAGGAGACGTGGTATCATAGAG GATCTTAATTTAGGCATAGAGATATGTATAGAAGCCGTGTTTGATATGGTTCACAAGGCAGtacatcttcttctttccccATCAGAAGCTTTTGCTGCATTACATAGGTTGTTTTCATCTCATGAAAGAAGTGTCATAGATGATAATGATGGTGCTGAGGATGCCTCCATTTCTACAGCTACACTTGGAGAGAATGACCCAACACCTACAGAGAGGAATACCAATTATCGCCAGTCCTTGAACACAGATGCCCGTACATGTCAGGATGTCATAACAGAACTTGG GTATCCATACGAAGCTATTCATGTGATCACTAATGATGGATATGTTCTTCTTTTAGAAAGAATACCTAg GCGAGATGCTAGAAAGGCTGTTTATCTTCAGCATGGAGTTATGGATTCATCAATGGG TTGGGTGTCGAACGGTGTTGTTGGCTCTCCAGCTTTTGCAGCCTATGATCAAG GGTATGATGTGTTTCTGGGAAACTTGCGCGGTTTGGTTTCTAGGGAACATATCAACAAGAACATATCCTCACGTGA GTACTGGCGGTACTCCATCAATGAACATGGAACTGAGGATATCCCTGCTATGATAGAGAAAATCCATCAAGTAAAAACTGCTGAGTTGAGGCTTAGTAAACCCGACATCGAGGAGGATAACAATGATGATCAGCTTTACAAGCTTTGTGCAATTTCCCATAGTTTGGGAGGGGCATCTGTGTTGATGTATGTCATCACGCGTAGGATAGAAAGGAAACGCCATAGACTTTCTAGATTGATTTTGTTATCACCTGCTGGTTTTCATCAAGACTCTAACCTGGTTTTCTCTGTGGTTGAGCATGTAGTATTTTTGCTGGCTCCTATTCTTTCTCGTATTTGCCCCGCCTTCTATATTCCGACCCGGTTTTTCCGAATGCTTGTTAACAAGTTAGCTAGGGACCTGCAAAACCTGCCTGCAGTTGGAGGTTTGGTTCAAACCTTAGTGAGTTATGTTGTTGGTGGGGACAGTTCAAATTGGGTTGGAGCATTAGGATTACCTCATTACAACATGAATGATATGCCAGGAGTGTCATTCTATGTTGCTCTTCATCTTGCACAGATAAAGAGAACCAGAAGATTCAGAATGTTCGATTATGGGAGTGCTTCTGCTAACATGGAGGTGTATGGTTCACCTGAGCCTTTGGACTTGGCTGAAAACTACAGGCTCATTGACGTTCCTGTTGATCTTGTTGCTGGCCAGAAAGACAAGGTGATAAGGCCTTCAATGGTGAAGAGACACTATAAACTGATGAAGGAAGCTGGTGTGGATGTTTCATTCAATGAGTTTGAATATGCTCATTTGGATTTCACCTTCTCCCACCGTGAAGAACTTTTGTCATATGTTATGTCACGTTTGCTGCTTGTGGAGCCAAATTCAAAGTATCAACTAAATCAAAGGGGTGTAAGATTGAGGAAGAAAGTGCAGGCTTCAGTTAATGGGTAG
- the LOC130716117 gene encoding uncharacterized protein LOC130716117 isoform X2: MENGVSSFNHFIHELAVDSDTSSLEYSSGEEDMDGCEYLSSPSSQGSRASRDSFADYGRRQVDWIQYILLWIWVPIKFLLGIPFYLFQLVCSGVSRPISISGNQNSSQEHSNNRVQSLKDQIIHRATDRRRGIIEDLNLGIEICIEAVFDMVHKAVHLLLSPSEAFAALHRLFSSHERSVIDDNDGAEDASISTATLGENDPTPTERNTNYRQSLNTDARTCQDVITELGYPYEAIHVITNDGYVLLLERIPRRDARKAVYLQHGVMDSSMGWVSNGVVGSPAFAAYDQGYDVFLGNLRGLVSREHINKNISSREYWRYSINEHGTEDIPAMIEKIHQVKTAELRLSKPDIEEDNNDDQLYKLCAISHSLGGASVLMYVITRRIERKRHRLSRLILLSPAGFHQDSNLVFSVVEHVVFLLAPILSRICPAFYIPTRFFRMLVNKLARDLQNLPAVGGLVQTLVSYVVGGDSSNWVGALGLPHYNMNDMPGVSFYVALHLAQIKRTRRFRMFDYGSASANMEVYGSPEPLDLAENYRLIDVPVDLVAGQKDKVIRPSMVKRHYKLMKEAGVDVSFNEFEYAHLDFTFSHREELLSYVMSRLLLVEPNSKYQLNQRGVRLRKKVQASVNG; encoded by the exons ATGGAAAA TGGTGTATCTTCTTTCAACCACTTTATTCATGAGCTTGCTGTGGATTCGGATACTTCAAGCCTCGAATACTCATCTGGAGAAGAAGATATGGACGGGTGTGAATATCTTTCATCTCCCTCGTCTCAGGGTTCTAGGGCCTCTAGAGATAGTTTTGCAGATTACGGTAGGCGTCAGGTAGATTGGATCCAGTATATCTTACTCTGGATTTGGGTTCCTATCAAGTTTTTGCTGGGGATTCCTTTTTATCTTTTCCAGTTAGTTTGTTCTGGAGTGTCAAGGCCAATTTCTATCTCTGGAAATCAGAACTCTTCACAAGAACATTCAAATAACAGAGTCCAAAGCCTCAAGGACCAAATTATCCATCGCGCTACTGATAGGAGACGTGGTATCATAGAG GATCTTAATTTAGGCATAGAGATATGTATAGAAGCCGTGTTTGATATGGTTCACAAGGCAGtacatcttcttctttccccATCAGAAGCTTTTGCTGCATTACATAGGTTGTTTTCATCTCATGAAAGAAGTGTCATAGATGATAATGATGGTGCTGAGGATGCCTCCATTTCTACAGCTACACTTGGAGAGAATGACCCAACACCTACAGAGAGGAATACCAATTATCGCCAGTCCTTGAACACAGATGCCCGTACATGTCAGGATGTCATAACAGAACTTGG GTATCCATACGAAGCTATTCATGTGATCACTAATGATGGATATGTTCTTCTTTTAGAAAGAATACCTAg GCGAGATGCTAGAAAGGCTGTTTATCTTCAGCATGGAGTTATGGATTCATCAATGGG TTGGGTGTCGAACGGTGTTGTTGGCTCTCCAGCTTTTGCAGCCTATGATCAAG GGTATGATGTGTTTCTGGGAAACTTGCGCGGTTTGGTTTCTAGGGAACATATCAACAAGAACATATCCTCACGTGA GTACTGGCGGTACTCCATCAATGAACATGGAACTGAGGATATCCCTGCTATGATAGAGAAAATCCATCAAGTAAAAACTGCTGAGTTGAGGCTTAGTAAACCCGACATCGAGGAGGATAACAATGATGATCAGCTTTACAAGCTTTGTGCAATTTCCCATAGTTTGGGAGGGGCATCTGTGTTGATGTATGTCATCACGCGTAGGATAGAAAGGAAACGCCATAGACTTTCTAGATTGATTTTGTTATCACCTGCTGGTTTTCATCAAGACTCTAACCTGGTTTTCTCTGTGGTTGAGCATGTAGTATTTTTGCTGGCTCCTATTCTTTCTCGTATTTGCCCCGCCTTCTATATTCCGACCCGGTTTTTCCGAATGCTTGTTAACAAGTTAGCTAGGGACCTGCAAAACCTGCCTGCAGTTGGAGGTTTGGTTCAAACCTTAGTGAGTTATGTTGTTGGTGGGGACAGTTCAAATTGGGTTGGAGCATTAGGATTACCTCATTACAACATGAATGATATGCCAGGAGTGTCATTCTATGTTGCTCTTCATCTTGCACAGATAAAGAGAACCAGAAGATTCAGAATGTTCGATTATGGGAGTGCTTCTGCTAACATGGAGGTGTATGGTTCACCTGAGCCTTTGGACTTGGCTGAAAACTACAGGCTCATTGACGTTCCTGTTGATCTTGTTGCTGGCCAGAAAGACAAGGTGATAAGGCCTTCAATGGTGAAGAGACACTATAAACTGATGAAGGAAGCTGGTGTGGATGTTTCATTCAATGAGTTTGAATATGCTCATTTGGATTTCACCTTCTCCCACCGTGAAGAACTTTTGTCATATGTTATGTCACGTTTGCTGCTTGTGGAGCCAAATTCAAAGTATCAACTAAATCAAAGGGGTGTAAGATTGAGGAAGAAAGTGCAGGCTTCAGTTAATGGGTAG
- the LOC130713460 gene encoding F-box/kelch-repeat protein At3g23880-like yields MEKVRNLPQELVENILVRLPCKSLMRFKCVCKHWFALLHYDTKFLSRHFIKNQNSAANDVLLKLPSHIVNDLKLEIYKLFSLSATGIGMETPIPPWPSKYFSRCYQICGHSNGIVCLSSLDYILLYNPLTREFRKLPPFTIEHSSRVAVGMGYDSFTDDFKVISIRKRQNATDYYARVVEQYTLSTDSWAVMPNTNVELLYLNYNDFAMCFNRTFYWWARYREDYSIVIVALNMDDGVFQMVPKPPGVNIIERNGSTLTVWNDSISLVCCSYQSPSNFDIWVMGGFGSWTHMRTIKHLTEEVPKPWVFWKGNELLMEMVSCGKITSYNVDTKESKDVLIKMMHTDGISCFQAVNYVTRLMKVVTKIKETFGI; encoded by the exons ATGGAGAAGGTTCGAAATCTACCTCAAGAGTTGGTGGAGAATATCCTTGTGAGACTGCCGTGCAAGTCGTTGATGCGCTTCAAGTGTGTGTGCAAACACTGGTTTGCTCTTTTACACTATGACACCAAGTTCTTGTCTCGCCACTTTATCAAAAACCAAAACTCTGCTGCGAATGACGTGCTTCTCAAGCTTCCCTCCCACATAGTGAATGACCTGAAATTGGAAATATACAAACTCTTTTCCTTGTCTGCCACTGGCATTGGCATGGAAACCCCAATACCCCCATGGCCATCCAAATATTTTTCAAGGTGCTACCAAATTTGTGGTCACTCTAATGGTATAGTGTGCTTGTCTTCACTTGATTATATTCTTTTGTATAACCCATTAACCAGAGAATTTAGAAAACTTCCTCCTTTCACTATTGAGCATAGCTCACGTGTAGCAGTTGGAATGGGGTATGATTCCTTCACTGATGATTTTAAAGTTATAAGCATTCGGAAAAGGCAGAACGCCACAGATTATTATGCTAGGGTTGTTGAGCAATATACTTTAAGTACAGATTCGTGGGCAGTGATGCCTAATACCAATGTTGAGCTTttgtatttaaattataatgatTTTGCAATGTGCTTTAATAGAACTTTCTACTGGTGGGCACGGTACCGTGAAGACTATTCCATTGTAATTGTGGCATTGAATATGGATGATGGGGTTTTCCAAATGGTGCCAAAGCCACCGGGTGTCAATATTATCGAACGCAATGGTAGTACTCTAACTGTGTGGAATGACTCCATCTCACTGGTCTGCTGTAGTTATCAATCCCCGTCCAATTTTGACATATGGGTGATGGGTGGATTTGGTTCTTGGACCCACATGAGAACTATAAAACATTTGACAGAAGAAGTGCCTAAACCTTGGGTTTTCTGGAAGGGGAATGAGCTTCTTATGGAGATGGTGTCTTGTGGAAAGATCACGTCCTACAATGTTGATACAAAAGAATCTAAGGATGTCCTAATAAAGATGATGCATACAGATGGAATCTCATGTTTTCAAGCTGTGAATTATGTG aCTAGGTTGATGAAAGTTGTCACTAAAATTAAGGAAACATTTGGAATTTGA
- the LOC130716118 gene encoding carbon catabolite repressor protein 4 homolog 3: MASSTSTRSSCLIASFSSFTNTANRHDPFSSSFKFTASQQPHFHRRRGHPPQFQRHWVEALDHQSLAFSERFTVASYNILADRNAFHHRDLYLNVPYPFIKWDRRKTVICHELFGWNPDIICLQEVDKYLELSNILVKAGYTGYYKRRTGDSVDGCAMFWKADKFRLLDGESIQFKDIGLRDNVAQLLVFEMCESDSRRLLVGNIHVLYNPNRGDVKLGQIRFLLSRAHTLSEKWGNAPVVLAGDFNCTPQSGIYKFLSSSELNIMLYDRKELSGQKRCRPAQVLDEKKDTVGPLSLPDGLLDCWTDEEVKIATGDSERHLAMHPLKLKSSYATVNGSTGTRGLNGEPVATSYHSKFLGSVDYLWYSDGIVPTKVLDTVPMNDLLRAGGLPCKKVGSDHLALVSEFSFSVTHNKSTDTASSRVDIEENGDLQS; this comes from the exons ATGgcctcttcaacttcaactcGTTCCTCTTGCCTCATcgcctccttctcctccttcaCCAACACCGCAAACCGCCACGaccccttctcctcctccttcaaaTTCACCGCTTCACAACAACCTCACTTCCACCGCCGTCGTGGTCACCCTCCCCAATTCCAACGCCACTGGGTTGAAGCACTTGATCATCAATCCCTCGCATTTTCAGAGAGATTCACGGTGGCGTCATACAACATACTAGCAGATAGAAATGCTTTTCACCACCGCGATTTGTACCTCAACGTTCCTTACCCTTTCATCAAATGGGATCGCCGGAAAACCGTTATTTGCCATGAACTCTTTGGATGGAACCCTGATATTATCTGTTTACAA GAAGTGGACAAGTATCTTGAACTCTCAAACATTTTGGTCAAAGCAGGATACACTGGATACTATAAG AGGCGCACTGGAGATTCAGTTGATGGTTGTGCCATGTTTTGGAAAGCTGATAA ATTCAGGTTGTTAGATGGAGAGAGCATTCAATTTAAGGACATTGGTCTTCGTGATAATGTTGCTCAACTTCTAGTTTTTGAG ATGTGTGAATCTGACTCGAGAAGATTGTTAGTTGGTAACATCCATGTACTTTATAATCCAAACAGGGGAGACGTTAAATTAGGTCAA ATTCGGTTTCTCTTGTCAAGAGCACATACCCTCTCAGAGAAATGGGGTAATGCCCCTGTTGTCCTAGCTGGTGATTTTAATTGTACTCCTCAG AGTGGAATATACAAGTTCTTGTCATCATCGGAG CTTAATATCATGCTATATGACAGAAAGGAGTTATCTGGACAGAAACGATGTCGTCCTGCTCAAGTTTTAGATGAGAAAAAAGATACAGTTGGTCCGCTTAGCTTACCAGATGG GTTGTTGGATTGCTGGACAGATGAAGAGGTAAAAATTGCTACTGGTGATTCTGAGCGTCATTTGGCTATGCATCCATTAAAGCTGAAAAGTTCATACGCCACAGTGAAT GGTTCAACTGGTACACGGGGACTCAATGGTGAACCCGTGGCAACTTCCTATCACTCAAAGTTTCTTGGTTCTGTAGATTACTTATG GTACTCTGATGGTATTGTACCTACAAAAGTTCTTGATACCGTTCCAATGAACGATCTTCTGAGGGCAGGTGGTCTCCCATGCAAG AAAGTGGGAAGCGACCATTTGGCTTTGGTTTCTGAATTTTCCTTCTCAGTTACCCATAATAAATCAACTGACACAGCATCCTCTAGAGTAGATATTGAAGAGAATGGCGATCTGCAGTCTTAA